The following are encoded in a window of Tautonia marina genomic DNA:
- a CDS encoding SU10 major capsid protein yields the protein MSTTFLQGIQRASDHQAQIRNDVHVVATNWFVNRCPLVTRLPRLPVGSTTFSMVNRAFRKRLATLTAAVAVGDEQIAFDDASSFMIGDVLELPSGERVEVLEFPEGSTVIVKVRRAVEGTTAATAAIDDEVRLIGNSRSGSEINQSAVALQPTGIAQYCQTWQHPVQVGGSLQSSLGYQTSPGIQTPFDQHRMDALQNLLDDMEVSCYYGLGESPTVSGRPKQRGLRALLTTNRITAPTSGSGYKPSDLVRDTLERCRANGGSPDVLMVSTNFMTGLAIWGHAAQRIDAGVNVFGLPIDVFEAPFLGGISLIEAPLLRPFTAIALTSSEVRLRMKRNEYWNPRGSRGDALEGDWIAEGAIEVENEAHHAWLEGITAFSAS from the coding sequence ATGTCCACCACGTTCCTGCAAGGCATTCAGCGCGCGTCCGACCACCAGGCCCAGATCCGCAACGACGTTCACGTCGTCGCCACCAACTGGTTCGTCAACCGATGCCCCCTGGTCACCCGCTTGCCACGTCTGCCGGTCGGTTCCACCACGTTCTCGATGGTCAACCGGGCGTTCCGGAAACGGCTCGCAACCCTGACCGCCGCCGTGGCGGTTGGCGACGAACAGATCGCGTTCGATGATGCCAGCTCGTTCATGATCGGCGACGTGCTGGAACTGCCGTCGGGCGAACGCGTCGAGGTCCTCGAATTCCCGGAAGGCTCGACCGTCATCGTCAAGGTCCGCCGCGCCGTGGAGGGAACGACCGCGGCCACTGCGGCCATCGACGACGAGGTCCGACTCATCGGCAACAGCCGATCCGGCTCCGAGATCAACCAGAGCGCCGTTGCCTTGCAGCCGACCGGCATCGCCCAGTACTGCCAGACCTGGCAGCACCCGGTTCAGGTCGGTGGCTCGCTCCAGTCGAGCCTCGGCTATCAGACCTCGCCCGGCATCCAGACCCCGTTCGACCAGCACCGAATGGACGCCCTGCAGAACCTGCTCGATGACATGGAAGTCTCCTGCTACTACGGCCTCGGCGAGTCTCCCACCGTCTCCGGTCGGCCGAAGCAGCGCGGCCTGCGAGCCTTGCTCACGACCAACCGGATCACCGCGCCGACCAGCGGCAGCGGCTACAAGCCGAGCGACCTGGTCCGAGACACGCTGGAACGCTGCCGGGCCAACGGCGGCTCGCCCGACGTTCTGATGGTCTCGACCAACTTCATGACCGGCCTGGCCATCTGGGGGCACGCGGCCCAGCGAATCGACGCCGGTGTCAACGTCTTCGGGTTGCCGATCGACGTCTTCGAGGCTCCCTTCCTCGGCGGCATCTCGCTCATCGAAGCCCCCTTGCTCCGCCCCTTCACGGCCATCGCCCTGACCAGCTCCGAGGTCCGGCTCCGCATGAAGCGCAACGAGTACTGGAATCCTCGCGGGAGCCGGGGCGACGCCCTCGAAGGCGACTGGATCGCCGAAGGGGCCATCGAGGTCGAGAACGAGGCTCATCACGCCTGGCTCGAAGGCATCACCGCCTTCTCGGCAAGCTAA
- a CDS encoding Trm112 family protein, with protein sequence MFSLLTSQIRLPSPGLVFHNDGQTPSTGSDDRPKGSRQPKRNEAPMISEELLSLLVCPMGKAPLRLEDQTLVCSRCGVRFAVKDDIPNMLIEEAELPEGCHSLSDLACVKAGDAKVDPS encoded by the coding sequence GTGTTCAGCCTGCTCACCAGCCAGATTCGACTTCCGTCTCCTGGCCTCGTCTTCCATAATGACGGCCAGACGCCATCGACGGGAAGCGACGACCGCCCGAAGGGGAGTCGCCAGCCAAAGAGGAACGAGGCTCCGATGATCAGCGAGGAATTGCTGTCTCTGCTTGTTTGCCCGATGGGCAAAGCTCCGTTGCGGCTGGAAGATCAGACGCTGGTCTGCTCCCGGTGCGGAGTTCGGTTCGCCGTCAAAGATGATATTCCGAACATGCTGATCGAGGAGGCCGAATTACCCGAAGGGTGTCATTCGCTCTCGGATCTTGCCTGCGTGAAGGCGGGCGATGCCAAGGTCGATCCGTCCTAA
- a CDS encoding beta-ketoacyl-[acyl-carrier-protein] synthase family protein, with protein sequence MRNVPIRRVVVTGLGALSPNGVGIDAFRSALRAGRSGVTTVQEFDTSGLGSRIAGAIRGIDLRDAMDPKQLKVVSRAVPLGILAAREAMTDAGFPPSDLELETRRQIGVLLGTGGGGIAFVEELYGYYYNGQLEKATALAVPAGTPGNISSELSIQLGVRGPSHVISTGCTSSTDAIGYAFRRIQYGETPLMLTGGADAPIAPAIMLGFDVMGIISRNWNDQPERASRPFSRDRDGFVLGEGSWMLVLEEREHALARGARIYGELLGYASTCDAWHRVSMSSDLDEPVRAVQLALQDAELSPADIDYANLHGTATPLNDRVETAALKRALGSHASAIPMSSTKSMIGHPQGACGAAGLVATLLGLDAGFLPPTINCEEADPECDLDYIPHQSRPANGARIALCNCMGFGSKNSVLIIRQGDES encoded by the coding sequence ATGCGCAACGTGCCGATTCGGCGAGTGGTCGTCACAGGATTGGGTGCCCTCAGCCCCAACGGCGTCGGAATCGACGCCTTCCGAAGCGCCCTGCGAGCGGGCCGCAGCGGAGTGACGACCGTCCAGGAGTTCGACACCTCCGGTCTTGGCAGCCGGATTGCCGGCGCGATCCGAGGCATCGACCTCCGCGACGCCATGGACCCGAAACAACTCAAGGTCGTCAGTCGAGCCGTCCCCCTCGGGATCCTCGCCGCCCGAGAGGCCATGACCGATGCCGGATTCCCCCCGAGCGACCTCGAACTCGAGACCCGTCGCCAAATTGGAGTCTTGCTCGGCACCGGCGGCGGTGGAATCGCCTTCGTCGAAGAGCTGTACGGCTACTACTACAACGGGCAGCTCGAAAAGGCCACCGCCCTGGCCGTTCCGGCGGGAACGCCCGGCAACATCTCGTCGGAGCTGTCCATCCAGCTCGGCGTCCGGGGGCCGTCTCACGTCATCTCGACCGGCTGCACCTCCAGCACCGACGCCATCGGCTACGCCTTCCGTCGCATCCAGTACGGCGAAACCCCACTCATGCTCACCGGAGGCGCCGATGCCCCGATCGCGCCGGCCATCATGCTCGGCTTCGATGTCATGGGGATCATCTCGCGCAACTGGAACGACCAGCCCGAGCGTGCCTCCCGCCCCTTCAGCCGCGACCGCGACGGCTTCGTGCTGGGCGAAGGTTCGTGGATGCTCGTGCTGGAGGAGCGTGAACACGCCCTGGCCCGGGGCGCCCGGATCTACGGCGAACTGCTCGGCTACGCGAGCACCTGCGACGCCTGGCACCGCGTCTCGATGTCGAGCGACCTCGATGAGCCCGTCCGGGCCGTCCAGCTCGCCTTGCAAGACGCTGAGCTCTCGCCGGCCGACATCGACTATGCCAACCTCCACGGCACCGCCACCCCCCTGAACGACCGGGTCGAAACCGCCGCTCTGAAGCGGGCGCTCGGCTCGCATGCCTCGGCGATCCCGATGTCCAGCACCAAGAGTATGATCGGCCACCCACAAGGAGCCTGCGGAGCCGCCGGTCTGGTCGCCACCTTGCTCGGCCTCGATGCCGGATTCCTTCCACCGACGATCAACTGCGAGGAGGCCGACCCCGAGTGCGATCTCGACTACATCCCCCACCAGTCGCGCCCCGCCAACGGCGCCCGGATCGCCCTTTGCAATTGCATGGGATTCGGATCAAAAAACTCGGTTTTGATCATCCGTCAAGGAGACGAATCCTGA
- a CDS encoding DUF2256 domain-containing protein has protein sequence MPDRPRKRDRAEKPGESKVCPVCQRPFSNRRKWRDCWEQVVYCSERCRRSGRAEQGSRVQDSSP, from the coding sequence ATGCCCGATCGTCCTCGGAAGCGAGATCGAGCGGAGAAGCCGGGCGAGTCGAAGGTCTGTCCCGTCTGCCAGCGGCCCTTCTCGAATCGTCGCAAGTGGCGCGATTGCTGGGAACAGGTGGTGTATTGCAGCGAGCGTTGCCGACGATCGGGTCGGGCGGAGCAGGGGAGCCGGGTTCAGGATTCGTCTCCTTGA
- a CDS encoding Minf_1886 family protein codes for MVLTWANAINHEQTAHEPVPSPARISNNLLDYRVSVPRGTDTSVIGSQPKGAIMSLREVLAGAVARDPRYSIDAYEFVFAALDLAKVRKRKARRARSRGRKPRGKSESRHVSGRELSEAARDLALDLYGRLALTILSSWGLRSTSDLGEIVYILIASGDLERSDEDQRSDFDNVYDFEAALCHDYVIPIEEPEDAS; via the coding sequence ATGGTCTTGACCTGGGCCAACGCAATAAACCACGAGCAGACCGCACACGAGCCGGTCCCCTCGCCTGCACGAATTTCGAACAATCTGCTAGACTACCGCGTCTCGGTCCCTCGGGGAACGGACACCAGCGTGATCGGATCACAACCCAAGGGGGCGATCATGAGTCTTCGCGAAGTGCTGGCTGGCGCGGTCGCCCGTGACCCTCGCTACAGCATCGACGCCTACGAGTTCGTCTTCGCCGCCCTCGACCTGGCCAAGGTCCGCAAGCGCAAGGCTCGCCGAGCCCGTAGCCGCGGCCGGAAGCCTCGGGGGAAAAGTGAGTCGCGGCACGTCTCGGGCCGAGAGCTGAGTGAGGCCGCCCGCGACCTGGCGCTCGACCTCTACGGTCGCCTTGCCCTGACGATCCTGTCGAGCTGGGGCCTCCGATCAACCTCGGACCTCGGCGAGATCGTCTACATCCTGATCGCTTCGGGCGACCTCGAACGCTCAGACGAAGACCAGCGCAGCGACTTCGACAACGTCTACGACTTCGAGGCCGCGCTCTGCCACGACTATGTGATTCCGATCGAGGAGCCGGAGGACGCCTCATGA
- a CDS encoding methyltransferase domain-containing protein, which translates to MPRSRPWLVPDRRSDPELMDAPGLPAEEVADAYAVLRRVNRHLGNNRVIDHQVGRFVVEDPIGPVVSMLDVGSGSGDIPRRIGRRLLHRPEVDRVVPIALDRDPVATAIAGASSFEGSPVQVVRGDALRLPFADRSVDLVTAVKFAHHFEGETLARLLSEMARVARCRVIVLDIRRHWLAYWGFVAWSRVFTRNRLVRFDGPLSVLRGFTDEELIELASPIHEFRWTVQRDLGFQISLIGKRKQLSKTSTNNRST; encoded by the coding sequence ATGCCCCGATCGCGTCCCTGGCTCGTTCCCGACCGCCGCTCCGACCCGGAGCTAATGGACGCCCCCGGCCTTCCTGCCGAGGAGGTGGCCGACGCCTACGCCGTCCTCCGCCGGGTCAACCGCCACCTCGGGAACAACCGGGTCATCGACCACCAGGTCGGCCGGTTCGTGGTCGAAGACCCGATCGGTCCGGTCGTCTCGATGCTTGACGTCGGCTCCGGTTCGGGCGACATCCCGAGGCGAATTGGCCGCCGCCTGCTTCATCGTCCGGAAGTTGACCGCGTCGTTCCCATCGCCCTCGACCGCGACCCGGTCGCAACCGCAATCGCCGGCGCCTCGTCGTTCGAAGGTTCGCCCGTCCAGGTGGTTCGCGGAGACGCCCTGAGGCTCCCCTTCGCCGATCGGTCGGTGGACCTCGTCACCGCGGTCAAGTTCGCCCACCACTTCGAAGGAGAAACGCTCGCAAGGCTCCTCTCGGAGATGGCTCGGGTCGCCCGATGCCGGGTGATCGTCCTCGACATCCGGCGGCACTGGCTGGCCTACTGGGGATTCGTCGCCTGGAGCCGTGTCTTCACCCGCAACCGCCTCGTTCGCTTCGACGGCCCTCTGTCGGTCCTCCGGGGATTCACCGATGAGGAACTGATCGAACTGGCCTCCCCCATTCACGAATTTCGATGGACGGTTCAACGGGATCTTGGATTTCAGATCTCTTTGATTGGAAAACGCAAACAATTGTCAAAGACGAGCACAAATAACAGGTCAACATGA
- a CDS encoding NAD(P)/FAD-dependent oxidoreductase, protein MRFDPTELAFDTNSLDAGRPFDAAIVGAGPSGSAMAILLARAGARVALIDAGRFPRDKLCGEYLSPEGVEAVERLVPGDRLARSGGRPIRSVRLTTPRGRTLEAEVAGPDGRVGLGLSRSALDALLLDEARSLGVSVFEGTRISGPILQDGRVVGVSGRGESGRPVAARASVVVAADGRHSAQIRRSGTTRARSLPGLRPRLFGLKRHLTVSDPASDEPSGTVGLHLLPGGYVGACRVEGGRTNLCGLLPERLSRQYRGDLDALADATFSGNRTLSALWQAAEPTGPWKTVAGVRVETSSPRLPGIFSSGDARGTVDPLGGQGLTMAMLGAEVIAPFVLRALARNDEGPAALRAAQRAWHARFDRRVTLCRAFHHALVQPSLIDVASLLGRWGNTLLSLGFAATRDPVRISC, encoded by the coding sequence ATGCGATTCGACCCCACCGAGCTCGCCTTTGATACCAATTCCCTCGACGCCGGCCGCCCGTTCGACGCGGCGATCGTGGGGGCGGGGCCGTCGGGATCGGCCATGGCGATCCTGCTGGCAAGGGCGGGGGCTCGGGTCGCCTTGATCGACGCCGGTCGATTCCCGAGAGACAAGCTCTGTGGCGAGTACCTCAGCCCCGAGGGGGTCGAGGCGGTCGAGCGGCTCGTCCCGGGGGATCGCCTGGCTCGATCCGGCGGCCGACCGATCCGATCCGTCCGCCTGACCACCCCTCGCGGTCGCACCCTCGAAGCCGAGGTCGCCGGTCCCGATGGCCGCGTCGGGCTCGGCCTCAGTCGGTCGGCCCTCGACGCCCTCTTGCTCGACGAGGCGAGGTCGCTCGGAGTTTCGGTCTTCGAAGGGACCCGCATCTCGGGGCCGATCCTGCAGGACGGTCGGGTCGTCGGCGTCTCGGGACGCGGTGAGTCGGGCAGGCCCGTGGCCGCTCGGGCCTCGGTCGTCGTGGCTGCCGACGGCCGCCACTCGGCCCAGATCCGCCGATCGGGCACCACCCGCGCTCGGAGCCTGCCCGGTCTTCGGCCCCGATTGTTCGGACTGAAGCGGCACCTAACCGTCTCCGACCCTGCGAGTGACGAACCGTCCGGGACGGTCGGACTGCACCTCTTGCCCGGTGGCTACGTGGGAGCCTGCCGGGTCGAAGGCGGGCGAACGAACCTCTGCGGCCTGCTTCCCGAACGGCTTTCCCGGCAGTATCGCGGCGATCTCGACGCCCTCGCCGATGCCACCTTTTCCGGCAATCGCACCCTCTCGGCCCTCTGGCAGGCTGCCGAGCCGACCGGCCCCTGGAAGACCGTCGCCGGGGTCCGGGTCGAAACCTCATCACCCCGATTGCCCGGCATCTTCTCCAGCGGTGATGCCCGAGGCACGGTCGATCCGCTCGGCGGTCAGGGGCTGACGATGGCGATGCTCGGGGCCGAGGTCATCGCCCCCTTCGTCCTCCGGGCACTTGCCCGGAACGACGAGGGGCCCGCCGCCCTCCGAGCCGCGCAACGAGCCTGGCATGCCCGGTTCGATCGCCGCGTGACCCTCTGCCGAGCGTTTCATCATGCCCTGGTCCAGCCGTCGCTGATCGACGTTGCCTCGCTGCTCGGGCGATGGGGGAACACCTTGCTGTCCCTCGGGTTTGCCGCAACGCGTGATCCGGTTCGAATCTCATGTTGA
- a CDS encoding J domain-containing protein, with protein MTYTFEIDPAQVLGVRNDASLEQIRDAYRARSKKYHPDLGGDEWAFRLVARSYEVLSRARVSGRLAAEAAAPPPRSAPTVDPVTTRSTDSEGASVRKGVRDQVEHPALLVDVELLLLRMELENPYDVIAVPASERNLSCSLNVSWPITIPDDAGPGPDRTTLGSKVAAAFNDVLVRSQPTSSWQDQGPTSFKGWLSYATAQRCYGGFNLLRTALKARGLGVNQRIREIIIPRDTA; from the coding sequence ATGACGTACACTTTCGAGATCGATCCCGCCCAGGTGCTCGGCGTCCGGAACGACGCGTCGCTGGAGCAGATCCGAGACGCCTACCGGGCCCGGAGCAAGAAGTACCACCCCGATCTTGGGGGAGACGAGTGGGCCTTTCGCCTGGTCGCCCGGTCGTACGAGGTCCTCAGCCGAGCCCGGGTCTCGGGACGACTGGCCGCCGAGGCCGCCGCGCCCCCCCCTCGATCGGCCCCGACCGTCGATCCGGTCACGACGCGATCGACCGATTCCGAAGGCGCCTCGGTCCGCAAGGGGGTCCGCGACCAGGTCGAGCATCCCGCCTTGCTGGTCGATGTGGAACTCCTGCTGCTCCGAATGGAACTGGAAAACCCGTACGACGTCATCGCCGTACCCGCCTCCGAACGCAACCTCAGTTGCAGCCTGAACGTCAGTTGGCCGATCACGATTCCCGACGACGCCGGCCCCGGACCCGATCGCACCACCCTTGGCTCGAAGGTCGCCGCGGCCTTCAACGACGTCCTCGTCCGCTCTCAGCCGACCAGTAGCTGGCAGGATCAAGGGCCGACCAGCTTCAAGGGGTGGCTCAGTTATGCGACCGCCCAGCGCTGCTACGGCGGATTCAACCTGCTTCGAACCGCCCTGAAAGCCAGGGGGCTCGGCGTGAATCAGCGGATTCGAGAAATCATCATCCCTCGTGACACCGCCTGA
- a CDS encoding sigma-70 family RNA polymerase sigma factor: MNDRSAAATPLRILFTIGAAGSMSDGDLLRRYLDGRADEAECAFAVLVDRHGAMVRHVCLSILGDPDDAADAYQATFLILARRAGAIQKASSVGPWLFGVARRVALRARTRASRRRQAERSLAEHSSTQITPTAPDPSHPDDWAVLYDELDRLPSRYRDPLVLCYLQGMTHDQASARLGIPTPTLRTRLSRARDRLRPRLLRRGLTPSSASSLLLAPVPLTSTASSLASIGWASAASRLAVASRGVSIASLSVPLASSTLRSMLMISALRTLALGGIALLGIGAGAAGLASWGGSGNADPMPDPPPGGAVLVEQDPVAPGPDQADPGTDETAPSLLNTPWEIAPARVHAEIRMPLEIRSILPQGTVVSRDQVICELDTTSLRDQLASQQIATERSEADYQNAIKDREIAEVTVRRYLQGVFPLEEFEAMAEVKLAHSELDVANARLARVARNAPEDERAMRILKAKVRVQRAELALGRAEKALEVLKQYTYELRIKSLEGDVEKAKAEEWARKSSFELEKEREELLRRTIEKAQIKAPADGILSLAVGIREGVTIREGQLLFEILAPPDDENAPTEPERRPFELDLPDSDKAEPPGAQGSEPRATGEAG; this comes from the coding sequence ATGAATGACCGATCTGCCGCCGCGACTCCGCTGCGCATCCTGTTCACGATTGGCGCGGCGGGCTCGATGAGCGATGGCGACCTGCTCCGCCGTTATCTCGACGGCAGGGCCGACGAGGCCGAATGCGCCTTTGCCGTGCTGGTCGATCGGCACGGAGCGATGGTCCGGCACGTCTGCCTCAGCATCCTCGGCGACCCGGACGACGCCGCCGATGCCTACCAGGCGACCTTCCTCATCCTCGCCCGCCGGGCCGGTGCGATCCAGAAGGCCAGCTCGGTCGGCCCCTGGCTCTTCGGCGTGGCCCGCCGGGTGGCACTGCGAGCCAGGACCCGTGCCTCCCGCCGCCGACAGGCCGAGCGCTCCCTGGCCGAGCACTCGTCGACGCAAATCACCCCGACCGCTCCCGACCCCTCCCACCCTGACGACTGGGCCGTCCTCTACGACGAACTCGACCGCCTTCCGTCTCGCTACCGCGACCCGCTCGTCCTCTGCTACCTCCAGGGGATGACCCACGACCAGGCGTCCGCCCGGCTCGGCATCCCGACGCCCACCCTCCGCACCCGCCTCTCCCGCGCCCGAGACCGCCTCCGTCCCCGCCTCCTCCGCCGCGGCCTGACCCCCTCGTCCGCCTCCTCCCTGCTGCTCGCCCCCGTCCCGCTCACCTCGACGGCCTCCTCCCTCGCCTCGATCGGCTGGGCCTCCGCCGCCTCCCGCCTCGCCGTCGCCTCCCGAGGCGTCTCGATCGCCTCGCTCTCGGTCCCCCTGGCCTCCTCAACCCTTCGGAGTATGCTCATGATTTCCGCGTTACGGACGCTCGCCCTCGGCGGCATTGCACTTCTCGGCATTGGCGCCGGGGCCGCTGGATTGGCATCCTGGGGCGGCTCAGGCAATGCCGATCCGATGCCTGACCCTCCCCCCGGCGGTGCGGTCCTCGTCGAACAGGACCCAGTGGCTCCGGGGCCGGATCAGGCCGACCCCGGCACGGATGAGACCGCCCCTTCTTTGTTGAACACCCCCTGGGAGATTGCCCCCGCGCGGGTCCATGCCGAGATCAGAATGCCCCTGGAGATCCGCTCGATCCTCCCCCAGGGCACGGTCGTCTCCCGGGATCAGGTCATCTGCGAACTCGACACCACGAGTCTCCGGGACCAGCTCGCCTCCCAGCAGATCGCCACCGAACGGTCCGAGGCCGACTACCAGAACGCCATCAAGGATCGCGAGATCGCAGAAGTGACGGTGAGGCGCTACCTCCAGGGCGTCTTCCCCCTTGAGGAGTTCGAGGCGATGGCGGAGGTCAAGCTCGCGCATTCGGAGCTGGACGTGGCGAACGCCCGCCTCGCTCGCGTGGCGCGGAACGCCCCGGAGGATGAGCGGGCGATGCGCATCCTGAAGGCGAAGGTCAGGGTTCAGCGCGCCGAATTGGCTCTGGGGAGGGCCGAGAAGGCACTTGAGGTTCTCAAACAATACACCTACGAGCTCCGGATCAAGTCGCTCGAAGGCGACGTCGAGAAGGCCAAGGCCGAAGAGTGGGCCAGGAAATCGAGCTTCGAACTGGAGAAAGAGCGCGAGGAACTTCTCCGGCGTACGATCGAGAAAGCACAGATCAAGGCCCCCGCCGATGGCATCCTCTCCCTTGCCGTCGGGATCCGAGAGGGGGTCACGATTCGGGAAGGTCAGCTCCTCTTCGAGATCCTCGCACCCCCTGATGACGAGAACGCTCCGACAGAACCCGAGCGTCGGCCCTTCGAACTCGATCTTCCCGATTCCGACAAGGCCGAGCCGCCGGGTGCCCAGGGTTCTGAGCCGCGGGCCACGGGCGAGGCGGGGTGA
- a CDS encoding CsbD family protein gives MNWDQIEGNWKQFKGKVKEKWGDLTDDELDQIAGKRDQLIGKLQARYGYARDQAEKEIDEVTRSW, from the coding sequence ATGAATTGGGACCAGATCGAAGGGAACTGGAAGCAGTTCAAAGGGAAGGTCAAGGAGAAGTGGGGCGACCTGACCGACGACGAACTCGACCAGATCGCCGGCAAGCGCGACCAGCTCATCGGCAAGCTCCAGGCCCGCTACGGCTACGCCCGCGACCAGGCCGAGAAGGAGATCGACGAGGTCACCCGCTCCTGGTGA
- the glgX gene encoding glycogen debranching protein GlgX gives MPTIKDIHPGDPEPLGPTVRSDGINFAVHSQGATRMELLLFDNIADDTPAIVIPFSRTANKTGDIWHLFVEGLPNGTLYNYRADGPYRPDKDGSRFNPHKVLLDPYAPAISGDFDWNDGDPLGYDNSLPDDPDRHLRPSKVSNLGGAPRCVAYRSDFDWQGDKHPDIPIEESIIYEVNVRGFTRHHSSETDFEGTYRGFMEKIPYLKDLGITAVELLPVFEFDRFDGPFRDPVTGERLANAWGYNTVAFFAPESHYSYYGKLGAQVDEFKMLVRELHKANIEVILDVVFNHSREGNHYGPTVSFKGLDNQIYYMLMPGQPQFYNDFTGCGNTMNCNHPVVRKFILDCLRYWVEEMHVDGFRFDLAAVFAIDVDGQEKGKTPIIEEIETDPVLSRIKLIAEPWSIRQYRLGSFSDRRWAEWNGKFRDAVRKFLKGDLGIAGELATRVAGSYDLFAPTDDSERSPYHSINFVTCHDGFTLNDLVSYNEKHNIRNGEENRDGHNENESWNCGVEGPVEDAEDLDDEQKETIERLRVTQIKNFLTLLFLSQGTPMLLYGDEMRRSALGNNNTVYQDNSLNWLNWELLKQHREIYRFTKHIIEFRKKHSIIRRWRYMTSEEDETPILRNITWHGVEPEKPDFSGTSRFLAWTLEAFETEERWDVPIYVASNAFWEPIEVELPEQDDRRWYRVVDTSLPEGEDIVPQEAAAFLPDDTYEVQPRSTIILIAR, from the coding sequence ATGCCGACGATCAAGGACATTCACCCGGGAGACCCGGAACCGCTGGGGCCGACCGTCCGATCCGACGGGATCAACTTCGCGGTCCATTCCCAGGGTGCGACCCGGATGGAGCTGCTCCTGTTCGACAATATCGCCGATGACACGCCGGCGATCGTCATTCCCTTCTCCCGAACCGCCAACAAAACCGGAGACATCTGGCACCTGTTCGTCGAAGGGTTGCCCAACGGCACCCTGTACAACTATCGTGCCGATGGCCCCTATCGACCCGACAAGGACGGCTCCCGCTTCAACCCCCACAAGGTCCTGCTCGATCCTTACGCTCCGGCCATCTCCGGAGACTTCGACTGGAACGACGGCGACCCCCTCGGCTACGACAACTCCCTCCCCGACGACCCCGACCGCCACCTCCGGCCCAGCAAGGTCTCGAACCTCGGCGGCGCCCCGCGCTGCGTCGCCTACCGATCCGACTTCGACTGGCAAGGGGACAAGCACCCCGACATCCCCATCGAAGAATCGATCATCTACGAGGTTAACGTCCGCGGCTTCACCCGCCACCACTCCTCCGAAACCGACTTCGAAGGCACGTACCGCGGCTTCATGGAAAAGATCCCCTACCTCAAGGATCTGGGGATCACCGCCGTCGAACTTCTCCCCGTCTTCGAGTTCGACCGCTTCGACGGCCCTTTCCGCGACCCCGTCACCGGTGAACGCCTGGCCAACGCCTGGGGATACAACACCGTCGCCTTCTTCGCCCCCGAGAGCCACTACAGCTACTACGGCAAGCTCGGCGCCCAGGTCGACGAGTTCAAGATGCTCGTCCGAGAGCTGCACAAGGCCAACATCGAGGTCATCCTCGACGTCGTCTTCAACCACTCCCGGGAAGGCAACCACTACGGCCCGACCGTCAGCTTCAAGGGCCTCGATAACCAGATCTACTACATGCTGATGCCCGGCCAGCCGCAGTTCTATAACGACTTCACCGGCTGCGGCAACACCATGAACTGCAACCACCCGGTGGTGCGCAAGTTCATTCTCGATTGCCTGCGCTACTGGGTCGAGGAAATGCACGTCGATGGCTTCCGCTTCGACCTCGCCGCCGTCTTCGCCATCGACGTCGACGGACAGGAGAAGGGGAAAACCCCGATCATCGAGGAGATCGAGACCGATCCCGTCCTCTCCCGAATCAAGCTCATCGCCGAGCCCTGGTCGATCCGCCAGTACCGCCTCGGCTCCTTCTCCGACCGCCGCTGGGCCGAGTGGAACGGCAAGTTCCGCGACGCCGTCCGCAAGTTCCTCAAAGGGGACCTGGGGATCGCCGGTGAACTCGCCACCCGCGTCGCCGGCTCGTACGACCTGTTCGCCCCGACCGACGACAGCGAGCGATCCCCCTACCACTCCATCAACTTCGTCACCTGTCACGACGGCTTCACCCTCAACGACCTCGTCTCCTACAACGAAAAGCACAACATTCGCAACGGCGAAGAGAATCGCGACGGCCACAACGAAAACGAGTCGTGGAACTGCGGCGTCGAGGGGCCGGTTGAGGATGCCGAGGACCTCGACGACGAGCAAAAGGAAACGATCGAACGCCTCCGCGTCACCCAGATCAAGAACTTCCTCACCTTGCTCTTCCTTTCACAGGGCACCCCTATGCTCCTCTACGGCGACGAGATGCGCCGCTCGGCCCTGGGGAACAACAACACCGTCTACCAGGACAACTCCCTCAACTGGCTCAACTGGGAGCTGCTCAAGCAGCACCGCGAAATCTACCGCTTCACGAAACACATCATCGAATTCCGCAAAAAACACTCGATCATCCGCCGCTGGCGCTACATGACCTCCGAGGAGGACGAGACCCCGATCCTCCGCAACATCACCTGGCACGGCGTCGAGCCCGAGAAGCCGGATTTCTCCGGCACCTCCCGCTTCCTCGCCTGGACCCTCGAAGCCTTCGAGACCGAGGAGCGCTGGGACGTTCCCATCTACGTCGCCAGCAATGCCTTCTGGGAACCCATCGAGGTCGAGCTCCCCGAGCAGGACGACCGCCGCTGGTACCGCGTCGTCGACACCTCCCTCCCCGAAGGCGAGGACATCGTCCCCCAGGAAGCCGCCGCCTTCCTCCCCGACGACACCTACGAGGTCCAGCCCCGTAGCACCATCATCCTCATTGCCCGCTGA